A genomic window from Silene latifolia isolate original U9 population chromosome 11, ASM4854445v1, whole genome shotgun sequence includes:
- the LOC141613220 gene encoding uncharacterized protein LOC141613220, with protein MGPFPSSFGNQYILVAVYYLSKWIEAIFAPTYDSRVVSKLFKNYIFPRFGVPRSVISDGGLPFIKRTIYALLKKYGIRHKVALAYHAQTNGQVEVPNRQIKAILERVVNRFRKDWSTKLNDVLWALSIAYKTLIGTTPYRFVFGESCHLPLELEHRAIWALKELNNDLDVAGNKRFLQLNELDELRLDAYENAKLYKERTVQ; from the coding sequence ATGGGACCGTTTCCGTCATCATTTGGCAACCAATACATTTTGGTTGCGGTGTACTACCTGTCTAAGTGGATAGAAGCAATCTTCGCCCCTACTTATGATTCACGAGTGGTTTCCAAACTTTTCAAGAACTACATATTCCCCCGCTTTGGAGTACCTCGGTCCGTCATAAGCGATGGTGGGTTACCCTTCATTAAACGCACTATTTATGCTCTACTCAAGAAATATGGCATCCGACATAAAGTGGCTCTCGCCTACCACGCCCAAACCAATGGGCAAGTGGAGGTGCCAAACCGGCAAATCAAGGCTATTCTAGAGCGGGTGGTGAATAGGTttagaaaagattggagcaccAAACTCAATGATGTGCTATGGGCCTTAAGTATCGCTTACAAGACCCTGATAGGCACTACTCCCTATCGCTTTGTGTTTGGGGAGTCTTGTCATTTACCTCTTGAGTTGGAACACCGGGCAATATGGGCTCTTAAGGAACTCAACAATGACCTAGATGTTGCGGGAAACAAGAGATTCCTCCAACTTAATGAGCTTGATGAGTTGAGGTTGGatgcttatgagaatgccaaactTTACAAGGAGCGGACTGTGCAATGA
- the LOC141613221 gene encoding uncharacterized protein LOC141613221, whose translation MDCFAWSHNDMIRIDPSVITNKLSVDLGCKPIQQRRRKFAAETNKVINHEVDSLLAANKVREVKYPEWLSNVVVVPKKNGKWSQTRNANIPGHLEWLQRNQDGSSRSGEDIIHVRKGGYTAIMLCLRPEECRIYVSKIVKPDVQRTIRKNYGSYIVTQRGREANTEQIKAVLQLESPEKPKDVQRLAGKVVVLSRYDLKTTIKSQALAYLVSDFSPAIQNLADKEILALKGDKEAEVWQMHITGASNQRGARVGLILRSPHGDLIAKEVRSEFKATNNETEYKALILGMQLALEVGSQKPTEGRNLSNKPLRQAYFWPTMKEASASYAQKCDAFQRSAPMIHQPAEPLHPIISPGPFMVWGIDIVGPLPKGPGNRL comes from the exons atggattgtttcgcatgGTCCCACAACGACATGATAAGGATAGATCCATCTGTCATAACAAACAAGCTTAGCGTAGACCTAGGATGCAAGCCCATCCAGCAGAGACGGAGAAAATTCGCAGCTGAAACAAATAAGGTGATCAACCATGAGGTAGATAGCCTGCTAGCAGCGAACAAAGTAAGAGAGGTAAAGTATCCAGAGTGGCTATCAAATGTGGTGGTAGTgcccaaaaagaatgggaagtggagtcAGACACGAAATGCTAACATTCCTGGACACTTGGAGTGGTTACAACGAAATCAAGATGGATCCAGCAGATCAGGAGAAGACATCATTCATGTCAGAAAAGGGGGATATACTGCTATAATGTTATGccttcggcctgaagaatgcaggatCTACGTATCAAAGATTGTTAAACCAGATGTTCAAAGAACAATAAGGAAGAACTATGGAA gctacattgtaactcaaagaggaagAGAAGCCAACACAGAGCAAATTAAGGCGGTACTACAACTAGAGTCACCAGAAAAGCCAAAAGACGTGCAACGACTAGCAGGAAAGGTAGTAGTCCTTAGCAG GTATGACCTAAAAACAACGATAAAGTCGCAAGCATTAGCATATTTGGtttcagacttcagcccagctatCCAAAACCTGGCGGATAAAGAAATCTTAGCCCTCAAAGGGGATAAGGaggcagaagtctggcagatgcacattACTGGTGCATCCAATCAAAGAGGGGCACGTGTAGGCCTAATCTTGCGATCTCCACATGGGGATCTGATAGCAAAAGAGGTTCGTTCTGAATTTAAGGCAactaacaatgaaacagagtacaAAGCCTTGATATTAGGGATGCAGCTAGCTCTGGAGGTTGGGAGTCAGAAACCTACAG AGGGCAGAAACCTTTCAAACAAACCTCTCAGACAAGCTTACttttggcctacaatgaaggaaGCTTCAGCGTCATACGCTCAAAAATGTGATGCCTTCCAGAggtcagcaccaatgatccaccagccagcagagcccttGCACCCAATCATTTCCCCAGGTCCATTCATGGTATGGGGAATAGACATCGTGGGCCCTCTGCCTAAGGGCCCAGGAAACAGGCTATAG